The genome window GGTGAAGGGCTGCGACCAAAGAAGTTCTCACGCAACTTCCAGGCAACATCTCTGCTCCACTTGTAGACGGCGTCTCCAAAGGCACGACTAGGCTCTAGTCCACCAAGAACACGGCCATTTCGGATGACGTTTTCCTCCCCAGGATGCTCCTTGCGCATGCGCTCAACCTCTTGAGGGTTGCTACCCGTCTGATCCTCTGATAGAGCAGTGGCTGTCCACTTTCCGTTCTGTGCCCTGCGACCAAGGACTGCGCGAGAGTCACCAGTGCATGCCACCCGCAGGAGGTTGCTGCGGCTGTCGTAAAATGATAGTAGGGCGCACGATCCTGATAGAGCGGGCTGTAGAATCTCGGCTGCGACGGTCTTGGAACCGCCCTTGAACACCTTCTCCACGCTCTTGTGGACGATCTCGTTATCAAGGTTGTTGAACCCAGTCTTGATGGCCAGATTTACTGCATCCTCAGAAGGAAGATCACCGGAAGCCTTCTTGTAGGTTTCGTTCAATTCGCGGGCGACGTAGTTAATCAGGCTTTCCCTCAAGGTTGCAGAAGTCGTCCATCCTCTATGTCGTGTGAGTCAACACGTTCTTTATAAACCGTGACACAAGCTCTATCACAAGATGAATGAATACTTACGAATGGCCATCAAAAACACCCCAAAACATCCAATCGCTGTTATCTGTCTCGACAGAAGATCTACTGGGGACTTGAACAATCTTCTCGGCGTGATCATCCTCAATTGGGTCATTACTGGGCAGCTGTACCAGGTCGTAACGTGTGACACCCTGTCCTCGGCTGACGGAAAAAGACTGTTCGAGGCGACGAAGCTTCTGCGTTGCTTGGTCGGGAGTCAACATTTCGACAATGCGACGCCCGTCGTCACTAGTTGCCTTGGAGATGGGTCCCTCGCCAACAATGGTGCCTTGTCTAAGTTCGTCGGCGCCTACTACGAGAACAGTCCGAGTCGGTAATACATCCGCTGTCTGAGTCGAGGCGAGGCTAGTCCTAGAGCCTACAGCCGAGCCGGGTGTGTCAGAGCTGTTGAGAGAGTACCAGGCGCCGTATCCGACGAGGATACTGGATACTAGCGCGACTGGCAGGCGACGAAAGTACATAGAAGACCTTAGGGGAA of Fusarium musae strain F31 chromosome 5, whole genome shotgun sequence contains these proteins:
- a CDS encoding hypothetical protein (EggNog:ENOG41); the protein is MNRAAVRALRTTSLSTVRTLSHTPRRGFAVSSFTLAQTRTKASAHARSGRCNPAGTIPLRSSMYFRRLPVALVSSILVGYGAWYSLNSSDTPGSAVGSRTSLASTQTADVLPTRTVLVVGADELRQGTIVGEGPISKATSDDGRRIVEMLTPDQATQKLRRLEQSFSVSRGQGVTRYDLVQLPSNDPIEDDHAEKIVQVPSRSSVETDNSDWMFWGVFDGHSGWTTSATLRESLINYVARELNETYKKASGDLPSEDAVNLAIKTGFNNLDNEIVHKSVEKVFKGGSKTVAAEILQPALSGSCALLSFYDSRSNLLRVACTGDSRAVLGRRAQNGKWTATALSEDQTGSNPQEVERMRKEHPGEENVIRNGRVLGGLEPSRAFGDAVYKWSRDVAWKLRENFFGRSPSPLLKTPPYVTAEPIVTTTKVHPENGDFLVLATDGLWEMLTNEEVVGLVGKWIETQGQSGTNSQFDVAWNKIFGSSKTPLPVEESKTAGPDGNKTPIRVQQWGIDPDAKDRFTVKDNNVATHLVRNALGGNNDEQVCALLTLPSPFSRRYRDDLTVQVIFFGHGEKTGEVTVNLEATAGEGVKAKL